A region of Mycteria americana isolate JAX WOST 10 ecotype Jacksonville Zoo and Gardens unplaced genomic scaffold, USCA_MyAme_1.0 Scaffold_148, whole genome shotgun sequence DNA encodes the following proteins:
- the LOC142403249 gene encoding olfactory receptor 14J1-like — protein MSNSSSITQFLLLAFADTRELQLLHFWLFLGMYLAALLGNGLIITAVACDHRLHTPMYFFLLNLSVLDLGSISTTVPKSMANSLWDTRDISYAGCVVQVFFFLFFITAEYSLLTVMAYDRYLAICKPLHYGTLLGSRACLKMAAAAWGSGFLHAVLHTANTFSIPLCQVNALDQFFCEIPQVLKFSCSHSYIREVGLLVLSIFLYFGCFVFIVLSYVQIFRAVLRIPSEQGRHKAFSTCLPHLAVVSLFLSTGTFAYVKPPSISSPSLDVVVAILYAVVPPTVNPLIYSMRNKDLKDALWNLF, from the coding sequence atgtccaacagcagctccatcacccagttcctcctcctggcatttgcagacacacgggagctgcagctcttgcacttctggctcttcctgggcatgtacctggctgccctcctgggcaatggcctcatcatcactgctgtagcctgtgaccaccgcctccacacccccatgtacttcttcctcctcaacctctctgttcttgacctgggctccatctccaccactgttcccaaatccatggccaattccctgtgggacaccagggatatctcctatgcaggatgtgttgtacaagtctttttcttcctcttctttatcacagcagagtattctctcctcacagtaATGGCCTACGATCGTTAcctggccatctgcaaacccctgcactacgggaccctcctgggcagcagagcttgtctcaaaatggcagcagctgcctggggcagtgggtttctccatgctgtgctgcacacagccaatacattttccatacccctctgccaagtcaatgccctggaccagttcttctgtgaaatcccccaggtCCTCAAgttctcctgctcacactcctacatCAGGGAAGTTGGGCTGCTTGTgcttagcatttttctttattttggatgctttgttttcattgtgctgtcctacgtgcagatcttcagggccgtgctgaggatcccctctgagcagggacggcacaaagccttctccacgtgcctccctcacctggctgtggtgtccttgtttctcagcactggcacatttgcctacgtgaagcccccctccatctcctctccatcactGGATGTGGTGGTGGCAATCCTATATGCGGTAGTTCCTCCAACAGTGAACcctctcatctacagcatgaggaacaaggacctcAAGGATGCTCTGTGGAATCTATTTTAA